A single region of the Bacteroides luhongzhouii genome encodes:
- a CDS encoding SusC/RagA family TonB-linked outer membrane protein — protein MKKLRFLMACVLLAFLWSEGSYANTTLENTGSSQQQQYWKIKGKVSDEKGEALIGATVKIKNATHGTVTDVNGNFEIVLPPGGVLIISYIGYREQELKINSQRTYDIVLKEETAGLDEVVVTALGIKRDRKALGYAVSDVKGKELEKAKETNVINALAGKIPGLVISQTAGGPAGSTRVIIRGNTSLTGSNQPLYVVDGVPLDNSNFGSAGAYGGYDLGDGISSINPDDIESMSVLKGPAASALYGSRAAHGVILITTKKAQKNQNRRTIGVEVNSTVTFEKQLTEYDDVQTEFGQGWDGRINLNDDDAKSACASWGPRYDEGIAFKYFDGVTRPFIYRKDNIKGFFNTGVTATNSLILSSAKENNSIRLSYTNLTNKDIMPNAKISRNTIDLRTFFKLAEKLEVDFKVNYVNEYVKNRPALADSRTNVANNLMNLAGNFDQVWLKDNYIHSDGTYYDWNRGDVWNINPYWVQYAMKNTTQKDQYFAVASFKYSVNKNLYFKLTGGGENVNFSFMDYIPYSTPSTLLGQLQKRTFENKSYNVEFIANYQNSFKRFNYGITLGGNVYHVDNKSHTITAKNMSMHETVALQSFLQKEITEGSWRKEINSLFGMVNLSWKDLLYADVTLRRDQSSTLPVNNNVYFYPSVGGSFLFSELIKPNPIFSFGKLRASWAQVGSDADPFMLDLNYIMTDKTFGNYSTGYISTGTIPNKDLKPSKTNSFEIGVDLKFLNNRIGLDFTYYKQNSNNQIMNVATSVTSGYGTKLINAGEIENSGVEIALNTTPVQTKDFSWDFNFNFSKNSNKVKSLSTGIESLELAAARWLGVKVLAVPGEEYGVIMGQDFLRNEQGDVIINADSGLPEITSDMKKLGKATWDWTGGLTTTFRYKQFTLSAIFDIKVGADIYSMTARGLAKSGKAAYTVRGRDEWHKSEEQRLEAGVVEGNWQSTGGYVAEGVVKQVDAAGNVSWVKNTKAIAPYDYWGYICDKTASPFIYDNSYVKMRELTFGYTFPKKLIERYVESLSVSFVARNPFIIYKNVPNIDPDSNYNTSAIGLEYGSLPSRRSFGLNVNIKF, from the coding sequence ATGAAAAAATTAAGATTTTTAATGGCTTGTGTCTTGCTGGCTTTTCTTTGGTCTGAAGGAAGTTATGCAAATACTACGCTGGAAAACACGGGGAGTTCCCAGCAACAGCAATATTGGAAGATTAAAGGAAAAGTCTCTGATGAGAAAGGAGAGGCACTGATAGGGGCGACTGTGAAAATTAAGAACGCGACACATGGTACGGTAACCGATGTTAATGGTAATTTTGAGATAGTGCTGCCTCCCGGTGGTGTTCTCATTATAAGTTATATCGGCTATAGAGAACAAGAACTGAAAATCAATTCACAGCGTACCTATGATATTGTATTGAAAGAGGAAACTGCCGGACTTGATGAAGTGGTAGTGACTGCTTTGGGTATTAAACGTGACAGGAAAGCTTTGGGATATGCTGTCAGTGACGTGAAAGGAAAAGAACTTGAAAAAGCGAAAGAGACCAATGTTATAAATGCATTGGCTGGTAAGATTCCGGGACTGGTCATTTCTCAAACAGCTGGTGGCCCAGCCGGAAGTACGAGAGTAATTATTAGAGGTAATACTTCTTTAACTGGTAGCAACCAACCTCTTTATGTAGTAGATGGCGTACCGTTGGATAATTCTAATTTCGGTTCGGCCGGTGCTTATGGAGGATATGATTTGGGAGATGGAATCTCGTCCATCAATCCCGATGATATTGAATCCATGTCTGTGTTGAAAGGTCCTGCTGCTTCTGCTTTATACGGTAGTCGTGCTGCGCATGGAGTTATTCTTATAACGACCAAGAAAGCACAAAAGAATCAGAATCGCAGGACGATAGGAGTGGAGGTAAACTCAACCGTTACTTTTGAAAAGCAACTTACAGAATATGATGATGTTCAGACAGAATTCGGTCAGGGATGGGATGGAAGAATAAATCTGAATGATGATGATGCAAAATCGGCTTGTGCCAGTTGGGGACCCAGATACGATGAAGGAATTGCTTTTAAGTATTTTGATGGAGTGACTCGTCCTTTTATATACAGGAAAGACAATATAAAGGGATTCTTTAACACAGGTGTTACAGCCACAAATTCTTTGATTCTAAGTTCTGCCAAAGAGAACAACAGTATAAGATTGTCATATACGAATCTGACTAATAAGGATATTATGCCTAATGCCAAGATAAGCAGGAATACGATTGATTTAAGAACATTCTTTAAGCTTGCAGAGAAACTGGAAGTTGATTTCAAAGTCAATTACGTAAATGAATATGTAAAGAACCGTCCGGCATTGGCAGACTCGAGAACGAATGTAGCTAACAATCTGATGAATCTGGCAGGAAACTTTGATCAGGTATGGTTGAAGGATAATTATATACATTCGGATGGAACCTACTACGACTGGAATCGAGGAGATGTCTGGAATATCAACCCCTATTGGGTGCAATATGCAATGAAGAATACGACACAGAAAGACCAGTATTTTGCGGTCGCTTCATTTAAATATAGTGTAAATAAGAATCTGTATTTCAAATTGACCGGTGGTGGTGAAAACGTGAACTTCTCATTTATGGATTATATTCCATATTCTACCCCTAGTACTTTATTGGGACAATTACAAAAAAGAACTTTTGAAAATAAGTCTTATAATGTAGAGTTTATTGCTAATTATCAAAATAGCTTCAAACGCTTCAATTATGGAATTACATTAGGAGGGAATGTGTATCACGTAGATAATAAGTCCCATACCATAACAGCTAAAAATATGTCAATGCATGAGACAGTGGCTCTGCAAAGTTTCCTGCAAAAAGAGATTACGGAAGGTAGTTGGCGTAAAGAGATTAATTCGTTATTTGGAATGGTAAACCTTTCTTGGAAAGATTTACTGTATGCAGATGTGACGTTAAGACGGGACCAGTCGTCCACACTGCCGGTAAACAATAACGTTTATTTTTATCCTTCAGTTGGTGGAAGCTTCTTGTTTTCAGAATTGATTAAGCCGAATCCGATTTTCTCATTTGGTAAATTAAGAGCTTCCTGGGCACAAGTCGGTAGTGATGCAGACCCTTTCATGTTGGATTTGAACTACATTATGACGGACAAAACCTTTGGTAATTATTCTACGGGATATATTAGTACGGGTACTATTCCTAATAAAGACCTGAAACCATCCAAAACCAATTCTTTTGAGATTGGAGTGGATTTAAAGTTTCTGAATAACCGGATCGGATTGGATTTTACTTACTATAAACAAAACAGTAATAATCAGATTATGAATGTTGCCACATCAGTAACATCAGGTTATGGTACCAAACTGATAAATGCAGGGGAAATAGAAAACTCGGGAGTAGAGATTGCATTGAATACGACACCGGTTCAAACGAAAGATTTTTCTTGGGATTTTAATTTTAACTTCTCGAAGAATAGTAATAAAGTGAAGTCCTTGTCAACAGGAATCGAGAGTCTGGAATTGGCAGCTGCCCGTTGGCTGGGAGTAAAGGTACTGGCTGTTCCGGGAGAAGAATACGGAGTGATTATGGGGCAGGATTTCTTGAGAAATGAACAGGGAGACGTGATTATCAATGCTGATTCCGGTTTGCCTGAAATAACCAGTGATATGAAAAAGTTAGGGAAAGCAACCTGGGATTGGACAGGGGGACTAACGACTACTTTCAGATATAAGCAATTTACTTTATCGGCAATTTTTGATATTAAAGTAGGAGCAGATATTTATTCCATGACGGCACGTGGCTTGGCCAAATCAGGTAAGGCAGCATATACTGTAAGGGGACGTGACGAATGGCATAAATCGGAAGAACAGCGTTTGGAAGCTGGAGTTGTTGAAGGAAATTGGCAATCTACCGGTGGGTATGTTGCAGAAGGAGTTGTTAAGCAAGTGGATGCCGCAGGCAATGTATCTTGGGTGAAAAATACCAAAGCGATTGCTCCATACGATTATTGGGGATATATCTGTGATAAGACAGCTTCACCTTTTATCTATGATAATAGTTACGTCAAGATGCGTGAGTTAACATTCGGATATACCTTTCCCAAAAAGTTGATAGAGCGTTATGTTGAATCGTTAAGTGTTTCATTTGTTGCGCGAAATCCTTTTATTATCTATAAAAATGTACCGAATATTGATCCGGACTCAAATTATAATACTTCTGCTATAGGGTTGGAATATGGTTCGTTACCTTCCAGAAGAAGTTTTGGATTGAATGTGAATATTAAATTTTAA
- a CDS encoding glycoside hydrolase family 2 protein, whose amino-acid sequence MKNFIRPIFLFLFILIFNVAAFAQWSPAGDKIKTRWGEQIDPNNVLPEYPRPIMERPQWMNLNGCWDYAIVPKGMEAPVVYDGKILVPFAVESSLSGVGKRVGGEKEVWYNRIFNVPEKWNGMNVLLHFGAVDWKTDVWVNDIKVGEHTGGYTPFSFNISSALKKGGNKLTVRVWDPTDKGVQPRGKQVERPEGVWYTPVTGIWQTVWLEPVPICHITNVRTTPDIDLRRINVAVTTSEYFTGRVRVKVFDSEQLVAEGVAVNKQVIELAMPENVKLWSPQSPFLYKTEVTLESNGKTMDKVNGYVAMRKYSTRRDKDGIVRLQLNNQDLFQFGPLDQGWWPDGLYTAPSDAALRYDVQKTKDFGFNMIRKHIKVEPARWYTHCDQLGIIVWQDMPSGDRNYEWQNRSYFDGIDFKRSPESEAIYRKEWKEVIDYLYSYPCIGVWIPFNEAWGQFKTPEIAAWTKQYDPSRLVNPASGGNHYTCGDMLDLHNYPAPEMYLYDAQRANVLGEFGGIGMICKEHLWEPDKNWGYVQFNSSQEATDEYQKYADMLYKLIPRGFSAAVYTQTSDVEIEINGLLTYDRKVIKLDEERLRKINEKICNALR is encoded by the coding sequence ATGAAGAACTTCATCCGGCCTATTTTTTTATTCTTATTTATATTGATTTTTAATGTTGCAGCATTTGCGCAATGGTCGCCGGCAGGTGACAAAATAAAGACTCGATGGGGGGAGCAGATAGACCCGAATAATGTATTACCGGAGTATCCGCGGCCCATAATGGAGCGTCCCCAATGGATGAACCTGAACGGTTGTTGGGATTATGCCATTGTTCCTAAAGGTATGGAAGCCCCCGTTGTGTATGATGGTAAGATATTAGTCCCTTTTGCTGTTGAATCTTCACTGTCCGGAGTGGGAAAAAGAGTGGGAGGTGAAAAGGAAGTATGGTATAACCGTATATTTAATGTACCCGAGAAGTGGAATGGAATGAATGTTCTTCTTCATTTCGGAGCTGTGGACTGGAAAACCGATGTATGGGTGAATGATATTAAAGTAGGAGAACATACAGGTGGGTATACACCTTTTTCATTTAATATATCTTCCGCCTTAAAAAAAGGAGGAAATAAGCTGACTGTTCGTGTTTGGGATCCGACAGATAAAGGAGTACAACCACGAGGAAAGCAAGTGGAACGTCCCGAAGGTGTTTGGTATACTCCTGTTACAGGTATTTGGCAGACTGTTTGGCTGGAGCCTGTACCTATTTGCCATATCACAAACGTGCGTACGACGCCTGATATTGATTTACGTCGAATCAATGTGGCGGTTACTACCAGTGAGTACTTTACCGGCCGGGTAAGAGTGAAAGTATTTGATAGTGAACAGCTGGTTGCTGAAGGAGTAGCTGTAAATAAACAGGTTATTGAACTGGCAATGCCTGAAAATGTCAAACTATGGTCTCCTCAATCTCCTTTTCTTTATAAGACAGAGGTGACTTTGGAAAGCAATGGTAAAACGATGGACAAGGTGAATGGTTATGTCGCCATGCGGAAATATTCAACCCGACGGGATAAGGATGGCATAGTGCGGTTGCAACTAAATAATCAGGACTTGTTTCAATTTGGCCCTTTGGATCAGGGATGGTGGCCTGACGGCCTCTATACAGCTCCCAGTGACGCGGCTTTGCGTTATGATGTTCAAAAGACAAAAGACTTTGGCTTTAACATGATTCGTAAACACATCAAAGTGGAACCGGCCCGATGGTATACACATTGCGACCAGCTAGGGATTATTGTGTGGCAGGATATGCCAAGTGGTGATCGTAATTATGAATGGCAAAACCGGAGTTATTTTGATGGTATTGATTTTAAACGTTCTCCAGAATCGGAAGCGATTTATCGTAAGGAATGGAAAGAAGTCATTGATTACTTATATTCTTATCCTTGTATTGGTGTCTGGATTCCATTTAATGAGGCTTGGGGACAATTTAAAACACCGGAGATTGCAGCTTGGACCAAACAATATGATCCGTCTCGTTTAGTGAATCCGGCAAGTGGCGGCAATCATTATACATGTGGGGATATGCTTGACTTACATAATTATCCGGCTCCTGAAATGTATCTTTATGATGCTCAAAGAGCAAATGTTTTAGGAGAGTTCGGTGGAATTGGTATGATCTGTAAAGAACATCTGTGGGAACCGGATAAGAATTGGGGATACGTACAATTCAATTCTTCTCAAGAGGCTACTGACGAATATCAGAAATATGCGGATATGCTGTATAAACTTATTCCGAGAGGTTTTTCCGCTGCTGTTTATACACAAACCTCTGATGTTGAGATTGAAATAAATGGTTTACTGACTTATGACCGTAAGGTTATAAAGCTTGATGAAGAACGCTTACGAAAAATAAATGAGAAGATATGTAATGCATTGCGTTAG
- a CDS encoding hybrid sensor histidine kinase/response regulator transcription factor, with translation MKRFLLLVLISCPALLFANLMTSNQYYFRSWNINDGLSQNSIYAILQDHLGFMWFGTKDGLNRFDGTSFQVYCKANGMLGNNCVTALYEDKDGQIWIGTDAGVYIYSISCENTYFFDVKTADGLGITRSVYMIDENKDGIYISSADGFFCFHPQQKDLVQLKIPWAGMKNFLFDQGTCWGAFYADNLYFTLDNFNTVYPFIAQDGTQPFKNEVVNKIIKGEENLLYVGLTKGLKEINLATRQVRTLLSVDDKGDDVYVREIALYSENELWIGTESGIYTYNIKKGSITHIQSLVGTSYALSDNVVYSLYKDKEGGMWIGSYFGGINYYPKQYTFFEKIYPHKGMEELGERVREIVEDEKGNLWIGTEDKGLFYYNPTTKELKPFHHHSIYHNIHGLCLENGFLWIGTFSGGLNRINLQTNAVKTYRKKDSCGLSSSDIFVIRRTVSGKIYLGTADGLFEYHNENDCFSRIESVPPTLIYDLHEDLKGHLWLATFNGVYKLETEKQKCIHFYHKENDSLSLSSDKILSIFEDSRHQLWFTTEGGGFCRLVSDSGTFECYDSNSIGLPSDVVHQIIEDKRGVFWLTTNKGLVRFQPDTKVIKNFTIADGLLSNQFNYRSSHQTADGRIYFGCITGLISFDPSTFIDNDYVSPLVITDFMIFNKEVIPNTKGSPLKQSITVSDSIELTASQNSFSFRFATLGYSTLDQNKLLYKLEGFDKEWYEARGSLVSYSNLPYGPYILYAKGVNSDGVWNDVPLKLHIYIRPPFYLTGWAYAVYLLLLLCAFYAIIRYSRRRMARKHMQQMEKFEQRKERELYSAKINFFTNVAHEIRTPLTLIKGPLECILKDKPLADDVREDLVIMKQNSDRLLNLINQLLDFRKTANNSFTLILSECDIQEIVYGVYIRFTSLARQKDIKLSIDLPSEKISAAVDREALIKIISNLLSNAVKFATTYITITVKCNASSFIIKVCNDGSVIPIHMREEIFQPFVQVQNNEKYASGTGLGLALARSLAELHHGTLCLENMEGANCFALEIPVSHVEEAQELQKNVLEEEEKTSDLENLMAEELEKGTHLPVILIVEDNQDMLAFIAKQLSSAYVVLKAKDGVEALEVLENANIDLLISDVMMPRMDGMELCHQLKTDLTYSHIPVLLLTAKTNLESKIEGLRLAADAYIEKPFSVEYLIATIESLLCNREKLRQAFCHSPFVFTATMAQTNADRVFLEELNKIVYDNLQDPDFNLDNMAQLLNMSRSSLNRKIRGILDMTPNDYIRVERLKKAAVLLKDKSYKINEVCYAVGFSTPSYFAKCFQKQFGVLPKDFVEM, from the coding sequence ATGAAAAGATTTTTGTTATTAGTGTTAATTAGTTGTCCTGCATTGCTATTCGCTAATTTAATGACTAGTAATCAATATTATTTCCGTTCATGGAACATTAATGATGGTTTATCACAGAATAGTATATATGCTATTCTGCAAGATCATCTTGGTTTTATGTGGTTTGGCACTAAAGATGGATTGAATCGCTTTGATGGAACTTCTTTTCAAGTATATTGCAAAGCTAATGGTATGCTGGGTAATAATTGTGTTACTGCACTTTATGAAGATAAGGACGGACAGATCTGGATCGGTACCGATGCCGGAGTCTATATTTATTCTATTTCATGTGAGAATACATATTTTTTTGATGTAAAGACTGCTGATGGTTTAGGTATTACCCGTTCTGTATATATGATTGATGAGAATAAAGATGGCATTTATATCTCTTCTGCTGATGGATTTTTTTGTTTTCACCCACAACAAAAAGATTTGGTACAATTAAAAATACCCTGGGCCGGTATGAAAAACTTTTTGTTCGATCAGGGAACTTGTTGGGGAGCTTTTTATGCCGATAATCTGTATTTTACTCTTGATAATTTCAACACTGTATATCCTTTTATCGCACAGGATGGTACCCAACCCTTTAAGAATGAAGTAGTCAATAAAATAATTAAAGGAGAAGAGAATCTGTTATATGTTGGCTTGACTAAAGGCTTGAAAGAAATCAATTTGGCGACCCGGCAAGTCCGTACGTTGCTATCTGTAGATGATAAAGGCGATGATGTTTACGTGCGGGAAATTGCGCTCTATTCTGAAAATGAGTTGTGGATCGGTACGGAATCCGGTATTTATACTTATAACATCAAGAAAGGTTCTATAACCCATATTCAAAGTTTGGTGGGAACTTCCTATGCATTATCAGATAATGTTGTCTATTCTTTATATAAAGATAAAGAAGGAGGAATGTGGATTGGATCTTATTTTGGAGGAATAAACTATTACCCTAAACAATATACATTCTTTGAGAAAATATATCCTCATAAAGGAATGGAAGAACTGGGTGAACGTGTTCGGGAAATCGTAGAAGACGAAAAAGGAAATTTGTGGATTGGTACAGAGGATAAAGGTTTGTTTTATTATAATCCTACGACAAAGGAGCTGAAACCGTTCCATCATCATTCTATTTATCATAATATTCATGGATTATGTCTGGAGAATGGATTTTTGTGGATTGGTACATTTTCAGGAGGACTTAATCGAATCAATCTACAGACGAATGCTGTGAAAACTTACCGGAAAAAAGATTCCTGTGGGTTGAGTTCCAGTGATATTTTTGTGATTCGACGCACAGTGTCCGGTAAAATATATCTGGGTACTGCTGACGGACTATTTGAATATCATAATGAGAATGATTGCTTTTCACGAATTGAATCTGTCCCACCTACTTTGATTTATGATTTGCATGAAGACCTAAAAGGACACCTTTGGTTGGCAACCTTTAATGGAGTGTATAAGTTAGAAACAGAGAAGCAAAAGTGTATTCATTTCTACCATAAGGAAAATGATTCACTAAGCTTATCTTCTGATAAAATTCTAAGTATCTTTGAAGATAGCCGTCATCAATTATGGTTTACTACTGAAGGTGGAGGATTCTGTCGATTGGTTTCAGATTCCGGAACTTTCGAATGTTATGATTCGAATTCTATCGGACTACCAAGTGATGTTGTTCATCAGATTATAGAAGATAAGCGTGGTGTTTTTTGGCTGACCACAAACAAAGGACTAGTTCGTTTCCAACCGGACACCAAAGTTATTAAAAACTTTACCATTGCCGATGGACTATTGAGCAATCAATTTAATTACCGTTCAAGTCATCAAACGGCGGATGGAAGAATCTATTTTGGTTGTATTACAGGGCTTATATCTTTTGATCCGTCTACTTTTATCGATAATGATTATGTATCTCCTTTGGTGATAACGGACTTTATGATTTTCAATAAAGAAGTAATACCAAATACAAAAGGATCACCTTTGAAACAGAGTATAACGGTGTCAGACTCCATTGAACTGACCGCATCTCAAAATTCCTTCTCATTTCGCTTTGCGACACTGGGGTATTCTACTTTAGATCAGAATAAACTATTATATAAGTTGGAAGGATTTGATAAAGAATGGTATGAAGCAAGGGGATCATTAGTCAGTTATTCTAATTTGCCATATGGACCGTATATCCTTTATGCAAAAGGAGTGAACAGTGACGGAGTCTGGAATGATGTGCCATTAAAATTACATATTTATATTCGTCCGCCGTTTTATCTGACGGGATGGGCTTATGCTGTTTATCTTCTTTTATTATTGTGTGCTTTTTATGCTATTATACGATATTCCAGGCGTCGGATGGCTCGCAAGCATATGCAGCAAATGGAAAAGTTTGAGCAAAGGAAAGAACGCGAACTTTATTCTGCCAAAATTAACTTTTTTACGAATGTAGCACATGAAATACGGACTCCGTTGACGTTAATCAAAGGTCCTTTGGAGTGTATCTTGAAAGATAAACCTTTAGCAGATGATGTGCGGGAGGATTTGGTTATCATGAAGCAAAATTCTGACCGCTTATTGAATCTTATAAATCAGTTGTTGGATTTTCGCAAAACAGCCAATAATAGTTTCACACTCATTTTATCTGAATGTGATATTCAGGAAATAGTGTATGGAGTTTATATCCGTTTTACATCTTTGGCACGACAAAAAGATATAAAACTTTCTATCGATTTGCCTTCGGAAAAGATTTCCGCTGCTGTCGATCGCGAAGCGTTGATTAAAATTATAAGCAATTTGTTGAGTAATGCTGTGAAATTTGCAACTACTTATATAACTATAACAGTAAAGTGTAATGCAAGCAGCTTTATAATAAAAGTATGCAATGACGGGTCTGTTATTCCCATTCATATGCGGGAAGAGATTTTTCAACCTTTTGTTCAGGTTCAGAACAACGAAAAATATGCTTCCGGTACCGGTCTCGGTCTTGCTTTGGCACGTTCTTTGGCAGAGTTACATCATGGAACCTTATGTCTTGAAAATATGGAAGGAGCCAATTGTTTTGCATTAGAAATTCCAGTCAGCCATGTAGAGGAAGCACAGGAATTACAGAAGAATGTATTAGAGGAGGAAGAAAAAACATCAGATCTTGAAAATCTGATGGCAGAAGAACTGGAAAAGGGAACTCATCTTCCTGTAATTCTGATAGTGGAGGACAATCAGGATATGCTGGCATTTATAGCTAAACAATTATCTTCGGCCTATGTTGTTCTGAAAGCAAAAGACGGAGTTGAAGCTCTTGAAGTATTGGAGAATGCAAATATTGATTTATTGATTAGCGATGTTATGATGCCACGGATGGACGGGATGGAATTGTGTCATCAATTGAAGACAGATCTTACGTATAGTCATATCCCTGTACTACTGTTGACTGCCAAAACAAATCTTGAATCGAAAATAGAGGGATTGAGGCTGGCAGCAGATGCATATATTGAAAAGCCTTTCTCTGTAGAATATTTGATAGCTACAATTGAGAGCCTGCTTTGTAATCGTGAGAAACTAAGACAGGCATTCTGCCATTCTCCTTTTGTGTTTACAGCAACGATGGCACAAACGAATGCCGATAGGGTTTTTCTGGAAGAATTGAATAAAATAGTATATGATAATTTGCAGGACCCGGATTTTAATCTGGATAATATGGCACAGTTACTGAACATGAGTCGTTCCAGCTTGAACCGGAAAATTAGAGGCATACTTGATATGACTCCCAATGATTATATTCGGGTAGAGCGTCTCAAGAAAGCAGCTGTACTTCTCAAAGATAAATCTTATAAAATAAATGAAGTCTGTTATGCGGTTGGTTTTAGTACTCCTTCTTATTTTGCAAAGTGCTTCCAAAAACAATTTGGGGTACTTCCAAAGGACTTTGTGGAGATGTAG